A region from the Aquila chrysaetos chrysaetos chromosome W unlocalized genomic scaffold, bAquChr1.4 W_unloc_5, whole genome shotgun sequence genome encodes:
- the LOC115337627 gene encoding HMG box transcription factor BBX-like produces the protein MWHVPLIRPFSTLHSNTFKILKCALFIAVNVQKSCFGLVSKYKDTFMKANRGYKWCPTTNRPVNTQTSIVTNRKKLWAFASDSAKDVPSPKKVTKSDKMPQRNIGMADLTQMGGLSMLLFAGEHALTAQEIRNSLLSLTARPQFQESSEEEYLTSGKCNLRYIPQVGLKSEPCDRSLVSQP, from the exons atgtgGCATGTTCCTCTGATTCGTCCATTCTCCACCTTGCACagcaacacatttaaaatactgaagtgtgctctttttattgctgttaatgTTCAAAAATCTTGCTTTGGTCTGGTCAGCAAG taCAAGGACACATTTATGAAGGCAAATCGAGGGTACAAGTGGTGCCCCACGACAAACCGACCTGTAAACACCCAGACCTCCATCGTTACGAACAGGAAAAAGCTATGGGCCTTTGCTTCAGACTCTGCAAAAGATGTACCAAGCCCGAAGAAAGTGACAAAAAGTGACAAAATGCCACAGCGTAACATTGGGATGGCAG ATCTGACACAAATGGGAGGCCTGAGtatgctgctttttgcagggGAACATGCCCTGACTGCACAAGAGATAAGGaactctcttctctcccttacAGCGAGACCTCAGTTTCAAGAGAGCTCTGAGGAGGAGTATTTGACCAGTGGGAAATGCAATTTAAGGTACATACCTCAGGTGGGACTGAAGAGTGAGCCCTGTGATAGGAGTCTTGTATCCCAGCCATGA